From Pelosinus fermentans DSM 17108, the proteins below share one genomic window:
- the flgB gene encoding flagellar basal body rod protein FlgB, with product MLNSILASPRVSVLEQALSASSLRQKVISNNISNVNTPGFKKSEVVFEDFLQNAIDGGKLQMTKTNSQHLPLQGKGIPTPAVKVIDKTSFRSDGSNVDIDIEMANLSKNNIYYNAVVQQLSGYFTGIKSAIKEGRG from the coding sequence GTGTTAAATTCAATTCTAGCGTCGCCGCGAGTGTCTGTGTTAGAGCAAGCTTTATCAGCATCGTCTTTAAGGCAGAAGGTAATTAGTAATAATATCTCCAATGTTAACACGCCGGGTTTTAAGAAGAGTGAAGTGGTTTTTGAAGATTTTCTGCAAAATGCCATAGACGGCGGTAAATTACAGATGACAAAAACAAATAGTCAGCATTTGCCATTGCAAGGAAAAGGGATTCCAACTCCTGCAGTAAAGGTAATTGATAAAACTTCTTTTAGAAGTGATGGTAGCAATGTAGATATTGATATTGAAATGGCGAATCTGTCGAAAAATAATATCTATTACAATGCAGTGGTACAACAATTAAGTGGTTATTTCACAGGGATTAAGTCCGCGATAAAAGAAGGGAGAGGATAA
- the fliE gene encoding flagellar hook-basal body complex protein FliE has translation MRIEALKLTPVNSSMVEKVTPQIEEGKKNFGEFLTEALGEVNSLQQNAAKASFDLAAGNLQDISQVTIAAEKATIAMQLTMQVRNKVVDAYQEIMRMQV, from the coding sequence GTGCGTATAGAGGCACTTAAATTAACGCCAGTAAATTCGAGTATGGTTGAAAAAGTTACACCTCAAATAGAAGAGGGTAAGAAAAACTTTGGAGAATTCTTAACAGAGGCGCTTGGGGAAGTTAATAGTTTGCAGCAAAATGCGGCAAAGGCTTCGTTTGATCTGGCAGCAGGGAATTTGCAAGATATTTCTCAAGTGACGATAGCGGCAGAAAAAGCAACAATCGCAATGCAGCTAACGATGCAGGTCCGTAATAAAGTGGTTGACGCATATCAAGAAATTATGCGTATGCAGGTATAA
- the flgC gene encoding flagellar basal body rod protein FlgC, giving the protein MGMFGAIDAAASGLTAERLRMDVISNNIANVNTTRTSQGGAYRRQMVVFSPRENQATFSQVLSEKLGADVGNGVRVVGITEDTSAARLIYDPAHPDANQDGYVEMPNVNVVSEMVDMITATRAYEANVTTINTAKSMALKALEIGK; this is encoded by the coding sequence ATGGGAATGTTTGGTGCTATTGATGCAGCAGCGTCAGGTTTAACAGCAGAACGACTTAGAATGGATGTAATCTCTAATAACATTGCTAATGTTAATACCACTCGTACTAGTCAAGGAGGAGCTTATCGACGTCAAATGGTTGTGTTTTCTCCGCGAGAAAATCAAGCAACGTTTTCCCAGGTTTTATCTGAAAAGTTAGGTGCTGATGTTGGAAATGGAGTTAGGGTGGTTGGAATTACCGAAGATACTTCTGCAGCTCGCTTAATTTATGATCCCGCACATCCCGATGCAAATCAAGATGGATATGTGGAAATGCCGAATGTTAACGTTGTATCTGAAATGGTAGATATGATTACAGCTACTAGAGCTTATGAAGCAAATGTCACTACGATTAACACCGCGAAAAGTATGGCTCTTAAAGCATTAGAAATTGGAAAATAA
- the fliG gene encoding flagellar motor switch protein FliG, with translation MYQSNELSNKQKAAILLIALGPEVSSQVFKHLKEDEMEKLTLEIANQRKVTQEQKEKVLAEFHQMLVANNYISSGGLDYAREILEKALGAEKAVSIINRLTSSLQIRPFDFARKTDPGQLLNFIQNEHPQTIALIMSYLQAEQSGAILSSLPPDRQVDVAKRIATMDRTSPDVLKDVERILERKLSAMVTQDFTSAGGVDSIVEILNRVDRSTERTIMENLEVQNPELAEEIKRRMFVFEDIVLLDDRSLQLVLREIESKDLALALKASSNEVADKIYKNMSKRAADMLREEIEYMGPVRIRDVEEAQQKIVNVIRRLEESGEIVVARGKGDEIIG, from the coding sequence ATGTACCAATCAAATGAATTAAGTAATAAGCAAAAAGCGGCTATCTTATTGATAGCCCTTGGTCCCGAGGTTTCTTCTCAGGTTTTTAAGCATCTTAAAGAGGATGAAATGGAGAAGCTTACTCTAGAAATTGCTAATCAGCGAAAAGTAACACAGGAACAGAAAGAAAAAGTGTTAGCTGAATTTCATCAAATGTTAGTGGCAAATAATTATATTTCTTCTGGTGGCTTGGATTACGCTCGTGAAATCTTGGAAAAGGCGCTTGGTGCAGAAAAAGCGGTATCTATTATTAATAGATTAACTTCAAGTTTGCAAATTAGACCTTTTGATTTTGCACGAAAAACAGATCCGGGACAATTGCTGAATTTTATTCAAAATGAGCATCCGCAAACGATTGCTTTAATCATGTCATACTTACAAGCGGAACAATCAGGAGCGATTTTGTCATCTTTACCGCCGGATCGGCAGGTTGATGTGGCAAAACGGATCGCAACGATGGATCGTACATCTCCTGATGTACTAAAAGATGTTGAACGCATTTTAGAACGTAAATTATCAGCTATGGTTACTCAAGATTTTACGTCTGCTGGTGGTGTTGATTCCATTGTAGAAATACTCAATCGAGTTGACCGATCAACAGAAAGAACAATTATGGAAAACTTAGAAGTACAAAATCCTGAGCTTGCCGAAGAAATTAAACGCCGCATGTTTGTCTTTGAAGATATTGTATTGTTGGATGACAGATCCTTGCAATTGGTACTGCGTGAGATTGAGAGTAAAGATTTGGCATTAGCGCTTAAAGCATCCTCAAATGAAGTGGCTGATAAAATTTACAAAAATATGTCAAAACGTGCTGCTGACATGTTGCGTGAAGAAATCGAATATATGGGACCTGTAAGAATAAGAGATGTTGAAGAAGCTCAACAAAAAATTGTTAATGTTATCCGTCGTCTGGAAGAATCCGGAGAAATTGTTGTGGCACGTGGTAAAGGGGACGAGATCATTGGCTAA
- the fliI gene encoding flagellar protein export ATPase FliI: MKSFNNEKYLDVIHSAETMKIAGKVTQIVGLVIESQGPSVNLGDLCYITPRNAGGAIPAEVVGFRHNRVLLMPIGEMQGIGPGCEVFSAHQSLKVNVGNHLLGRILDGLGNPMDDKGPLAIKEEYPLHSAPPHPLSRRRIEKKLSVGVRAIDGLITLGRGQRIGIMAGSGVGKSTLLGMIARNTEADINVIALVGERGREVREFIERDLGEEGLKRSVVVVATSDQPALVRIKGAMTATAIAEYFRDQGLDVVLMMDSVTRFAMAQREVGLTVGEPPATRGYTPSVFAMLPKLLERSGTGEKGSITGIYTVLVDGDDMNEPIADAVRSILDGHIVLDRGIAAQNHYPAIDVLGSVSRVMLDIVENEHYKAAQKMRSIMATYREAEDLINIGAYATGSNSNIDNAIVAIDSVKTFLQQDVYEKMSADETIEKLLSLTS, translated from the coding sequence ATGAAGTCCTTTAATAATGAGAAATACCTAGATGTCATACATAGCGCTGAGACAATGAAAATAGCTGGTAAAGTAACACAAATTGTCGGTTTAGTGATTGAATCCCAAGGTCCTAGTGTTAACTTGGGCGATTTATGCTATATAACTCCTCGAAATGCGGGAGGCGCAATTCCTGCTGAAGTCGTTGGATTTCGTCATAATAGGGTTTTATTGATGCCGATTGGTGAAATGCAAGGAATAGGACCGGGATGTGAAGTGTTTTCGGCTCATCAATCTTTAAAAGTTAATGTAGGCAATCATTTATTAGGACGTATCCTGGATGGCTTAGGTAATCCTATGGATGATAAAGGACCTTTAGCGATAAAAGAAGAGTATCCATTGCATAGTGCTCCGCCTCATCCTTTATCTCGCAGGCGTATTGAAAAAAAGTTATCAGTAGGAGTGCGGGCGATTGATGGTTTAATAACCTTAGGACGAGGGCAGCGAATTGGCATTATGGCAGGCAGTGGCGTTGGGAAGAGTACGCTGTTAGGTATGATTGCTCGCAATACGGAGGCAGATATTAATGTTATTGCTTTAGTTGGTGAGCGGGGAAGAGAAGTTAGAGAATTCATTGAACGAGATTTAGGAGAGGAAGGACTAAAGCGTTCAGTCGTTGTTGTTGCTACATCTGATCAACCTGCTTTGGTGCGTATCAAAGGTGCGATGACTGCTACAGCTATAGCAGAATATTTTCGTGATCAAGGTTTAGATGTTGTTTTAATGATGGATTCGGTTACCCGTTTTGCCATGGCACAACGAGAAGTTGGATTAACCGTTGGTGAACCTCCTGCTACTCGTGGTTACACTCCATCGGTTTTTGCGATGTTGCCCAAACTGCTGGAACGCTCTGGGACAGGTGAGAAGGGTTCAATTACTGGTATTTACACGGTTCTGGTAGACGGTGATGATATGAATGAACCCATAGCGGATGCTGTACGCAGTATTTTAGATGGACATATTGTATTAGACCGTGGTATTGCTGCACAAAATCATTATCCAGCCATTGATGTTCTGGGAAGTGTAAGCCGGGTAATGTTAGACATTGTAGAAAATGAACACTATAAGGCAGCGCAAAAAATGCGTTCCATTATGGCTACCTATCGGGAAGCTGAAGATTTAATTAATATTGGTGCATACGCAACAGGCAGTAATAGTAATATTGACAATGCGATTGTTGCTATTGATTCTGTTAAAACTTTTTTGCAACAGGATGTTTACGAAAAAATGTCTGCAGATGAAACAATTGAAAAATTGCTATCGTTAACATCTTAA
- the hslV gene encoding ATP-dependent protease subunit HslV, translated as MFHATTIVAVKKQGKTAIAGDGQVTFGGNTIMKHNAKKVRRLYHGQVLAGFAGSVADAFTLFGKFEVKLEEFNGNLMRAAVELAKEWRVDRVLRRLEALLIVTDADHMLIISGNGEVIEPDDNVMSIGSGGPYALAAARALVKHSNLSASEIAREALQTAASICVYTNGNITVEEL; from the coding sequence ATGTTTCACGCGACAACCATTGTTGCTGTAAAAAAGCAAGGGAAAACGGCAATTGCTGGTGATGGTCAAGTTACTTTTGGTGGTAATACGATAATGAAACATAACGCTAAAAAGGTTCGACGTTTATATCATGGTCAAGTGTTAGCTGGCTTTGCCGGATCTGTGGCTGATGCATTTACCTTATTTGGAAAATTTGAAGTAAAGTTGGAAGAGTTCAATGGTAATTTAATGCGAGCTGCTGTTGAATTAGCCAAAGAGTGGCGTGTAGACAGAGTATTGCGTCGCTTGGAAGCTTTACTTATTGTTACAGATGCAGATCATATGTTAATCATATCGGGAAATGGTGAAGTTATTGAACCAGATGACAATGTTATGTCCATAGGTTCAGGTGGTCCTTATGCCTTAGCAGCAGCTCGGGCTTTAGTAAAACACTCTAATTTATCTGCTTCTGAAATTGCTCGAGAAGCGCTTCAAACTGCAGCAAGTATTTGTGTGTATACAAATGGTAATATTACAGTTGAAGAGTTATAA
- the trmFO gene encoding methylenetetrahydrofolate--tRNA-(uracil(54)-C(5))-methyltransferase (FADH(2)-oxidizing) TrmFO, translating to MSKVTIIGAGLAGSEAAWQVAEAGYEVELHEMRPHVMPPAHHTDQFAELVCSNSLRGAAIENAVGLLKEEMRKMNSLIMKAADASKVPAGGALAVDRDSFSKYVTDALISHPKVTIVSGEVTDIPQEQLLIIASGPLTSPRLSEAIGKITGNEYLYFYDAAAPIVLGDSLDMNKIYRASRYGKGDDDYLNCPMNKAEYERFWHELTHAETAPVKNFEKAIFFEGCMPVEEMASRGIDTLRFGPLKPVGLENPITGERPYAVIQLRQDNFAATLYNIVGFQTHLKWSEQERVFRLIPGLEKADFVRLGVMHRNTFINSPKILSTTLQMITNSNIFFAGQITGVEGYVESAASGLVAGLNASRLLSGLEPVVFPKETAHGALCHYITNAEIKHFQPMNINFGLLPPWEEKIRDKKIKNHLIAQRSLIAIDKFKEELYNNLA from the coding sequence GTGTCTAAAGTAACTATTATCGGAGCAGGCTTAGCTGGCAGTGAAGCAGCTTGGCAAGTTGCGGAGGCGGGATATGAGGTGGAACTGCATGAGATGAGACCCCATGTTATGCCACCGGCTCATCATACAGATCAATTTGCAGAGTTAGTATGCAGTAATTCATTGCGGGGGGCTGCAATTGAAAATGCTGTTGGATTACTAAAGGAAGAAATGCGAAAAATGAATTCTTTAATCATGAAAGCGGCGGATGCAAGTAAAGTACCAGCGGGTGGAGCTTTAGCCGTCGATCGTGATTCATTTAGTAAATATGTAACAGATGCTCTTATAAGCCATCCAAAAGTAACAATTGTAAGTGGTGAAGTGACTGACATTCCTCAGGAACAACTACTAATTATCGCCAGTGGGCCTTTAACATCTCCAAGACTATCAGAAGCTATCGGAAAAATAACAGGTAATGAATATTTGTATTTTTACGATGCTGCGGCTCCGATCGTATTAGGGGACTCTCTTGATATGAATAAAATATATCGCGCCTCTCGTTATGGTAAAGGTGATGATGACTATTTAAATTGTCCCATGAATAAAGCTGAATATGAACGTTTCTGGCATGAGTTGACTCATGCAGAAACGGCTCCTGTCAAAAATTTTGAGAAAGCAATCTTTTTTGAAGGATGTATGCCGGTAGAAGAAATGGCGAGTCGTGGTATTGATACATTACGTTTTGGACCATTGAAACCAGTTGGGTTAGAAAATCCAATTACCGGTGAAAGACCTTACGCGGTAATACAATTACGCCAGGATAATTTTGCTGCTACCTTGTATAATATTGTTGGATTTCAAACACATTTAAAATGGTCTGAACAGGAGCGCGTTTTCCGGTTGATACCTGGTTTAGAAAAAGCAGACTTTGTTCGCCTAGGTGTTATGCATCGCAACACATTTATCAATTCACCTAAAATTCTATCTACTACATTGCAAATGATTACAAACTCCAACATATTCTTTGCAGGACAAATTACAGGTGTGGAAGGATATGTGGAGTCCGCTGCTTCCGGATTAGTTGCAGGACTTAATGCAAGTCGTTTATTATCAGGACTTGAGCCAGTGGTATTCCCCAAAGAAACAGCCCATGGAGCTTTGTGCCACTATATTACGAATGCCGAAATAAAACATTTTCAACCCATGAATATAAATTTTGGGCTATTACCACCTTGGGAGGAAAAAATACGAGATAAAAAAATAAAAAATCATTTAATTGCTCAACGCTCTTTAATTGCTATTGATAAATTTAAAGAAGAATTATACAATAATCTTGCATAA
- the fliF gene encoding flagellar basal-body MS-ring/collar protein FliF, which produces MADWKEQSLRLWQNLGKKERYMILGSAILIFAIILAWSFWWGGRPDLVPLFTEMEAKDAGEVSAKLKEMKITHEIGGNGNAIMVPAKDVYRIRLDLASQGLPRGNKGFEIFEQSKFGATEFQNKVNLVQALQGELARTIEQLSEVEKARVHIVLSEDSLYKKNEKPATASIMLKLRTGAQLSKEQIKGIVNLVAHSIQGLKPENITVVDQLARVLNEENDANGVSGANVTLTQIEMTKKVQDGLQKDVQSLLEQVLGANKAAARVNVELNFDQRVLDRQTFEPVVDDKGIIRSSQEMNENFTGSAPNTPGGVPGTTTNVPGYVTANTNQSNYEKKEVIRNYEINETKEKVVATPGSIKRLTVAVLVDASVNRAQQDSILRTVSSAIGINNARGDTVSVESITFNTEAADRQRREEMEAESQQRQALWLKIALAAATVLGILYILRMRSLRKRQEEERMEEEIAAATESMSIETPEMTAQEIQLSEQRKELERLAKAKPEEVAQLIKVWLSEE; this is translated from the coding sequence ATGGCAGATTGGAAAGAGCAGTCTCTGCGCTTGTGGCAAAACCTGGGTAAAAAAGAAAGATATATGATTCTTGGCTCGGCTATACTTATATTTGCAATTATTTTAGCGTGGAGTTTTTGGTGGGGTGGTCGCCCGGATCTTGTACCTTTATTTACTGAGATGGAAGCTAAAGATGCTGGTGAGGTAAGCGCAAAATTAAAGGAAATGAAAATTACCCATGAAATTGGTGGTAATGGAAATGCAATTATGGTTCCTGCAAAAGATGTTTATCGCATACGGCTGGATTTAGCTAGTCAAGGTTTGCCACGAGGCAATAAGGGCTTTGAAATATTTGAACAAAGTAAGTTTGGTGCTACTGAATTTCAAAATAAAGTGAATTTGGTGCAGGCATTGCAAGGCGAATTAGCTCGTACAATTGAACAATTATCAGAGGTGGAAAAAGCTAGGGTACATATCGTTCTTTCGGAAGATAGTTTGTATAAGAAGAATGAAAAACCTGCAACAGCTTCTATTATGCTCAAACTGCGTACGGGGGCTCAATTATCAAAGGAACAAATAAAAGGTATTGTTAATTTAGTAGCTCATAGTATACAAGGGTTAAAACCTGAGAATATAACTGTGGTGGATCAGCTGGCTCGTGTACTTAACGAAGAGAATGACGCTAATGGAGTCTCTGGAGCAAATGTAACATTAACGCAAATTGAAATGACTAAAAAAGTACAAGACGGTTTGCAGAAAGATGTGCAGTCTCTGCTGGAACAGGTTTTAGGAGCTAATAAAGCTGCGGCAAGGGTAAATGTTGAGTTGAATTTCGATCAACGTGTTCTAGATCGACAAACTTTTGAACCAGTAGTAGATGACAAAGGAATTATACGCAGTTCTCAAGAAATGAATGAAAATTTTACAGGCAGTGCACCAAATACTCCAGGCGGAGTGCCGGGAACGACTACAAATGTACCTGGCTATGTGACGGCTAACACGAATCAGTCCAATTATGAGAAAAAAGAAGTAATCCGCAATTATGAAATTAATGAAACAAAAGAAAAAGTGGTAGCAACTCCAGGGTCTATAAAGCGACTTACTGTAGCAGTCTTAGTTGATGCTAGTGTGAATCGGGCACAGCAAGATAGCATTCTAAGGACTGTGAGTTCTGCAATTGGCATTAATAATGCAAGAGGCGATACTGTTTCCGTTGAGAGTATAACCTTTAATACAGAGGCAGCAGATAGGCAGCGCAGAGAAGAAATGGAAGCTGAAAGTCAACAAAGGCAAGCTTTATGGTTGAAGATTGCATTGGCCGCAGCGACGGTTCTAGGAATTCTATACATTCTTCGTATGCGTAGTCTTCGCAAAAGGCAAGAAGAAGAAAGAATGGAAGAAGAAATTGCTGCTGCAACTGAATCAATGTCAATAGAAACGCCTGAAATGACAGCTCAGGAAATACAATTATCTGAACAGCGTAAAGAACTTGAAAGGCTGGCCAAAGCTAAACCTGAAGAGGTAGCGCAGTTAATTAAAGTTTGGTTGTCCGAAGAGTAG
- the hslU gene encoding ATP-dependent protease ATPase subunit HslU has protein sequence MIEMTPKQIVIELDKYIVGQQQAKKSVAVALRNRWRSKQLAATLQDEIVPKNILMIGPTGVGKTEIARRLAKLVNAPFVKVEATKFTEVGYVGRDVESMVRDLVETAIRMVKHAKMLEVTEKAHQFAEERILEFFVPSAKKETPRNPFEILFGGTTSNNDAAANKVIDEKIEAPILNREYWKKRLDNGELENEFIEIIVEDSVNPMMGAFSGAGIEEMGINIQDMLGSFLPKKQKKRNVTIANARKIFIQEEAQKLIDMDEVTSIALDLAENSGIIFLDEIDKIVGRGKSSGPDVSREGVQRDILPIVEGSTVVTKHGPIKTDHILFMAAGAFHMAKPSELIPELQGRFPIRVELTNLSKADLKQILTEPANALIKQYMSLLETENVKIQFTDDAIEELAEIAFEVNAQTENIGARRLHTIMEKLLEDLAFEAPDINEKLVLINKDYVKTKLAHIVVNPDLSHFIL, from the coding sequence ATGATTGAGATGACACCTAAACAGATTGTTATAGAATTGGATAAATATATTGTGGGACAGCAGCAAGCAAAAAAATCAGTGGCGGTTGCACTTCGTAATCGTTGGCGCAGTAAACAATTAGCAGCAACCTTACAAGATGAAATTGTTCCTAAAAATATTTTGATGATCGGACCGACTGGTGTAGGCAAAACCGAAATTGCAAGGCGTCTGGCTAAGTTAGTCAATGCACCTTTTGTAAAGGTGGAAGCCACGAAATTTACTGAAGTCGGCTATGTAGGCCGTGATGTTGAATCAATGGTCCGCGACTTGGTAGAAACAGCTATTCGTATGGTTAAGCATGCGAAAATGCTAGAAGTAACAGAAAAAGCACATCAGTTTGCAGAAGAACGTATATTGGAGTTTTTTGTTCCATCGGCTAAAAAAGAAACACCGCGTAATCCTTTTGAAATATTATTTGGTGGCACAACTTCGAACAACGATGCAGCAGCAAATAAAGTAATCGACGAGAAAATTGAGGCTCCGATTTTAAATCGGGAATATTGGAAAAAACGTTTAGATAATGGTGAATTAGAAAATGAGTTTATAGAGATAATAGTAGAAGATTCTGTAAATCCTATGATGGGTGCATTCTCTGGTGCTGGCATTGAGGAAATGGGTATTAATATACAAGATATGCTTGGAAGTTTTTTGCCCAAAAAACAAAAAAAGCGAAATGTAACAATCGCTAATGCTCGTAAAATTTTTATTCAAGAAGAAGCGCAAAAGCTTATTGACATGGACGAAGTGACTAGCATCGCGTTAGATTTAGCAGAAAACTCCGGGATTATTTTCTTAGATGAAATTGATAAAATCGTAGGTCGTGGAAAATCGTCTGGTCCCGATGTATCACGGGAAGGTGTACAACGCGATATTTTGCCTATTGTAGAAGGATCTACTGTAGTTACCAAGCATGGTCCTATAAAAACGGATCACATATTATTTATGGCTGCAGGAGCTTTTCATATGGCAAAGCCTTCCGAATTGATTCCTGAATTACAGGGACGCTTTCCTATTCGAGTAGAGCTAACGAATTTATCTAAAGCTGATTTAAAACAAATTTTAACAGAACCAGCAAATGCCTTAATTAAGCAGTATATGAGCTTGTTAGAAACAGAAAATGTAAAAATTCAATTTACTGATGATGCTATTGAGGAGTTAGCGGAAATTGCTTTTGAAGTAAATGCTCAAACTGAAAATATTGGTGCTAGACGTTTGCATACTATTATGGAAAAATTATTAGAAGATTTAGCGTTTGAAGCACCTGATATAAATGAAAAATTGGTCTTAATCAATAAAGATTATGTCAAGACAAAATTAGCGCATATTGTAGTGAATCCAGATTTAAGTCATTTTATATTATAA
- a CDS encoding FliH/SctL family protein — MANIIRFACMQVEPLIINNNMVIVEEVEATKELNEVSVDTSVADEIIASAKEEAAVIINRAKKDATQCIDEANRQVEQLKQQAHDDGYQKGYQQGIEQGRQSGLEKMQLRIDNAVEKTQHMLTLGEKEAKEMILAAERQIVEIALAVAGKVLACQIEENPMTVLPIVKNALEKVKDQEQIVIRVSSNDFDIVLQAKQEFQKMVGCEQALTIVADRTITAGSCVIDTSYGLVDAKIDTQFDALRKALQGVLP; from the coding sequence TTGGCTAATATTATACGATTTGCTTGTATGCAAGTGGAACCTTTGATTATAAATAATAATATGGTTATAGTTGAAGAAGTTGAAGCAACTAAAGAATTAAACGAGGTTTCAGTAGATACTTCCGTGGCAGATGAAATAATAGCTTCCGCGAAAGAAGAAGCGGCTGTTATTATTAATAGAGCTAAGAAAGATGCAACTCAATGCATAGATGAAGCAAACCGGCAAGTGGAGCAATTAAAACAACAAGCTCATGATGATGGCTATCAGAAAGGCTACCAGCAAGGAATTGAACAGGGAAGACAGTCAGGATTAGAAAAAATGCAATTGCGGATTGATAATGCTGTTGAAAAAACGCAGCATATGCTAACTCTTGGGGAAAAAGAAGCTAAAGAAATGATTTTGGCTGCAGAAAGACAGATAGTCGAAATTGCACTGGCTGTTGCTGGTAAAGTGTTGGCTTGCCAAATTGAAGAGAATCCTATGACTGTACTTCCTATTGTCAAAAATGCGTTGGAGAAAGTCAAGGATCAGGAGCAAATTGTTATTAGAGTAAGTAGTAATGATTTTGATATCGTATTGCAAGCGAAACAAGAATTCCAAAAAATGGTGGGATGTGAGCAGGCGCTGACAATTGTAGCTGATCGTACGATTACAGCAGGCAGTTGTGTAATTGATACATCCTATGGTCTGGTTGATGCTAAAATTGATACTCAGTTTGATGCACTTCGCAAAGCATTGCAAGGAGTGTTGCCATGA
- the codY gene encoding GTP-sensing pleiotropic transcriptional regulator CodY, whose amino-acid sequence MTTMLERTRKINKLLQKSEKVEYDEISRVLSTVMEANVYIVAKDGKIFGYALLGDFECDLMRDKVLLQGCFPERYVEWLLRVNETSPNLSLEGGLCSFSEETGCIFTDKFTTIVPIHGVGERIGTLIVAKFHTEFQDEDLVLAEYGATVVGMEILRDRSGKIEDEARKKATVQVALGTLSYSELEAVIHILNELEGNEGLLVASKIADRVGITRSVIVNALRKFESAGVIESKSLGMKGTYIKVLNERLFEELKKLKK is encoded by the coding sequence ATGACAACGATGTTAGAACGTACTCGTAAAATTAATAAATTATTGCAAAAATCCGAGAAAGTGGAATATGATGAAATTTCTCGCGTGCTTAGTACAGTGATGGAAGCAAATGTGTATATTGTTGCTAAAGATGGTAAAATATTTGGATATGCTTTGTTAGGTGATTTTGAATGTGATTTAATGCGTGATAAAGTGCTATTACAAGGATGTTTTCCTGAACGGTATGTAGAATGGCTACTGCGGGTTAATGAAACATCTCCAAATCTAAGCCTTGAGGGAGGTCTTTGTTCCTTTAGTGAAGAGACGGGGTGTATATTCACAGACAAATTTACCACTATAGTCCCTATTCACGGTGTAGGGGAACGAATTGGCACATTAATTGTTGCTAAATTTCATACTGAGTTTCAAGATGAAGATCTTGTTTTGGCTGAATATGGAGCAACTGTTGTTGGTATGGAGATTTTAAGAGATCGTAGTGGAAAAATTGAAGATGAAGCTCGTAAGAAAGCCACGGTGCAAGTAGCTCTTGGTACCCTTTCTTATTCTGAACTTGAAGCTGTTATTCACATTTTGAATGAGTTAGAGGGTAATGAAGGCTTATTAGTTGCAAGTAAAATTGCTGATCGTGTTGGTATTACTCGTTCCGTAATTGTTAACGCCTTACGTAAATTTGAAAGCGCAGGGGTTATTGAATCAAAATCATTAGGAATGAAGGGTACTTATATAAAAGTATTAAATGAGCGCTTATTTGAAGAACTGAAAAAACTTAAAAAGTAA